A segment of the Filifactor alocis ATCC 35896 genome:
TTATTTTTGGTGGTATACTAAGTAATAGATGTATATGATCGGGACAAACTTCTCCTTCTATTATTTCAACTCCTTTCCACTGACATAATGTTCTTATTATATCTCTTATCGCTTCCTTTTTTTCTCCATAAAAGACTTTTCTTCTATATTTTGGTGCAAATACTACATGGTACTTACAATTCCATTTGGTATGTGCTAAACTGTTATTGACATTATTTTGTTGAGACATTTTAATGTTCCTCCTAATCTATTCTGTTTTTCATCAGCTGGCAGGCTTTTATACAGTTTAGCACATTAGGAGGTTTTTTTTCACCGCTTAAGCTTTTTTGAACCACGCGACTATCGCGTGGTTTTCTTTATACAAAAAGGAAGTGTTTCCGTCTATCGACGGAACACTTCCTTTATCAGTACTCTATTCTAATACAATCCTTCTATAAGGAGTTCTTATTTATTAGCTTCTGCTAATTGAGCTTTTTTGATTTCTTCTGTTACTAAAGGTAACACTTTGTGTAGGTCTCCAACAACCCCGATATCAGCAACTTCAAAGATAGGTGCTTCAGGGTTTTTGTTTACAGCTACGATGAAATCAGATTCTTCCATACCAGCCAAGTGTTGGATAGCTCCGGAAATACCGCAAGCCATATAAAGTTGAGGACGAACTGTTTTTCCTGTTTGTCCTACTTGGCGTTCTTTTGGCAACCAACCGCTATCGATTGTAGCACGAGAACCGGAAACTGTTCCTTTTAATACTGCTGCCAAATCTTCTAATGGTTGGAATTTATCAGGTCCACCAACTCCACGACCTGCAGAAACAAGTACATCCGCTTCTTCAATGTTTACACGTTTTGTTGTTTCTCTTACTTCTTCAATAATTTCTACTGTTTTATCAGCTTCTGTCAATTTAGCGTCAAAGTTAATTACTTCACCTTTTCTGCTTGGGTCAGCATCTAATTTTTGCATAACTCCCGGACGTACTGTAGACATTTGTGGTCTGAAATCAGGGCAAGCGATTGTAGCCATAATGTTTCCACCAAATGCAGGACGAGTACTTAATAGGTTTCCTGTTCCTTCTTCGATTGCAAGACTTGTACAGTCAGCAACCAATCCTGTATGCCATCTTGCTGCTACTCTCGGAGCAAGGTCACGACCGATTGATGTAGCTCCGAATAGTACGATAGCAGGTTTCACTTCTTCAATGATAGCAACAATTGATTTTGTATATGGTTCTGTCATGTAAAGTTCAGCAACAGGGCTATCTACTACATATACTTTATCAGCACCATGGGAAATCAACCCGCCTGTTAATCCTGCAACATCTTTTCCGATTAATCCTGCGATTACTTCTTGTCCTAATTCATCTGCTAATCTTCTTGCTTCTCCAATAAGTTCCAAAGAAACTTTTTGTAATTCACCAGTTCTTTGTTCAGTGAACACTAAAACACCTTTAAATTCTGAAAGGTTCACAAAAATCCCTCCTATATTCTATATTTTTATCCGTTTTCTTTTCTACAACTTTTGCTTTAACTTACTTTCAAAAAATTATAAGATATATTTTTCTTGAAGTTTTTCAACGATAACTTTTGCAGCTTCAGCCGGGCTAAGGTTATCAAATAATTTTCCTGCTGTTTTTGCACCTTTTGTAAAGGATTTTTTAACTTTTGTAGGAGATCCTTTTAATCCAAGGTCACTTGCATCAACAGGGATATCATTTACTCCCCATACAGGAATTTCTTTTTCGTAAGCTTCAAAGATTCCGCTAACTGTCATATATCTTGGTTCGTTTAATTCTTTCAAAGCTGTAATTAAGCAAGGGAATTTTGCTCTAATTGTTTGATATCTGTCTTCGAATTTTCTCTTAACAACTACTGCGTCTTTTTCTACTTTGATATCTTCAGCATAAGTTACAGCAGGTAAGTGAAGATGTTCTCCGATTTGAGGTCCAACTTGTGCTGTATCTCCGTCAATCGCTTGACGTCCTGCAATAATCATATCATATTCTAAGTT
Coding sequences within it:
- a CDS encoding electron transfer flavoprotein subunit alpha/FixB family protein, encoding MNLSEFKGVLVFTEQRTGELQKVSLELIGEARRLADELGQEVIAGLIGKDVAGLTGGLISHGADKVYVVDSPVAELYMTEPYTKSIVAIIEEVKPAIVLFGATSIGRDLAPRVAARWHTGLVADCTSLAIEEGTGNLLSTRPAFGGNIMATIACPDFRPQMSTVRPGVMQKLDADPSRKGEVINFDAKLTEADKTVEIIEEVRETTKRVNIEEADVLVSAGRGVGGPDKFQPLEDLAAVLKGTVSGSRATIDSGWLPKERQVGQTGKTVRPQLYMACGISGAIQHLAGMEESDFIVAVNKNPEAPIFEVADIGVVGDLHKVLPLVTEEIKKAQLAEANK
- a CDS encoding electron transfer flavoprotein subunit beta/FixA family protein — encoded protein: MKIVVCIKQVPDTAEVKIDPKTNTLIRDGVPSIINPDDKAGLEAALRIKDEIGAEVTVVSMGPPQAEVVLREAMAMGADKAVLVSGREFGGADTWATSRTIAAALKNLEYDMIIAGRQAIDGDTAQVGPQIGEHLHLPAVTYAEDIKVEKDAVVVKRKFEDRYQTIRAKFPCLITALKELNEPRYMTVSGIFEAYEKEIPVWGVNDIPVDASDLGLKGSPTKVKKSFTKGAKTAGKLFDNLSPAEAAKVIVEKLQEKYIL